A window of Candidatus Hydrogenedentota bacterium contains these coding sequences:
- a CDS encoding amidohydrolase family protein, with the protein MTRLFPVNRRTLVAACCIGAAVLPVAAEPAPGFESMPKIDAHAHVYADLPELDAMLARIDFRVVNICDGGNDPAMLVAKRGWVQGLHEAHPRQFDYCPTFDLTRRNEPGYAEEVIRYLDEAFSQGAVMVKIYKEVGLELKRPDGSWLMPDDPVFDPIYKHLARSGRPLLSHFAEPLAAWLPLDRASVHYSYYSRHPEWHFYTQSDIPAHETVIAARSRVLEKHPNLTMIGAHLGSLEHDVKILGAYLDRYPNFHVDIAARSADLSRQPTQEVRDFFIRYQDRVLYGSDIGVDLPESGAYSPEEAAKIAANAEGHYRRDWQYFSGVGGVEVKGMPVECLELPRDVLEKFYFKNAERLIPGLQRK; encoded by the coding sequence ATGACCAGACTCTTCCCAGTAAACAGGCGCACACTTGTCGCCGCCTGCTGCATCGGCGCAGCGGTGCTCCCTGTGGCCGCCGAGCCCGCCCCGGGCTTCGAATCGATGCCGAAAATAGACGCCCACGCCCATGTGTATGCGGACCTGCCCGAACTGGATGCGATGCTGGCCAGGATTGACTTCCGTGTCGTAAACATATGCGACGGAGGCAATGACCCGGCCATGCTGGTCGCGAAACGCGGGTGGGTTCAGGGCCTCCACGAAGCCCACCCCCGGCAATTTGACTACTGCCCCACCTTCGACCTGACTCGGCGCAATGAACCGGGCTATGCGGAGGAAGTTATCCGCTACCTCGACGAGGCCTTCTCCCAGGGTGCGGTGATGGTCAAGATATACAAGGAGGTGGGCCTGGAGCTCAAGCGGCCCGATGGTTCCTGGCTCATGCCGGACGATCCCGTATTCGATCCGATCTACAAACACCTCGCGCGCTCGGGCCGGCCGCTGCTATCCCACTTTGCGGAGCCCCTCGCGGCGTGGCTGCCGCTGGATCGGGCGAGCGTGCATTACAGTTACTATTCGCGCCATCCCGAGTGGCACTTCTACACGCAGTCCGACATTCCGGCCCACGAAACCGTGATCGCGGCCCGAAGTCGCGTGCTGGAGAAACACCCCAACCTCACGATGATCGGCGCGCACCTCGGAAGCCTCGAGCACGACGTTAAGATACTGGGCGCCTATCTGGACCGATATCCGAACTTCCACGTGGACATTGCCGCGCGATCCGCCGACTTGAGTCGCCAGCCGACACAAGAGGTGCGGGACTTTTTTATCCGGTATCAGGACCGCGTTCTTTACGGCTCGGATATCGGCGTCGATCTTCCGGAATCGGGTGCCTATTCCCCGGAGGAAGCGGCGAAGATCGCGGCCAACGCCGAAGGACACTACCGGCGCGACTGGCAATATTTTTCCGGAGTCGGCGGCGTGGAGGTGAAGGGAATGCCGGTGGAATGCCTCGAATTACCCCGCGATGTACTGGAGAAGTTCTACTTCAAGAATGCGGAGCGCCTGATACCGGGTCTGCAACGGAAATAG